One stretch of Eretmochelys imbricata isolate rEreImb1 chromosome 1, rEreImb1.hap1, whole genome shotgun sequence DNA includes these proteins:
- the LOC144259685 gene encoding olfactory receptor 51G2-like produces the protein MPTCNETNISPARFLLAGIPGLEADGPWISIPFCSMYLIAILGNSLILFVIKTQHSLHQPMYLFLSMLSVTDLGLSVSTLPTMLSIFLFNTREIGIDVCLTQLFFIHTFSMMESSVLVAMAFDRFIAIRHPLRYASTLTSARIGNIGLAIIIRGIGLHIPAVILLKRLPYSKIQPLNYPYCLYSDVMKMACTDTTPSSFYGLFVIILSLGLDSVLIVLSYIMILQTVLSITSWQERLKALNTCVSHICVSLLFYTPPISLSMIHRFKKQALPQSQIPLSYLHLLFPPVLNPIVYSIKTKEIRKRIMKIFQNYSTNRHQWGH, from the coding sequence ATGCCAACCTGCAATGAAACCAACATCAGTCCTGCAAGATTCCTCCTGGCAGGCATCCCAGGGCTGGAAGCTGATGGCCCCTGGATCTCCATCCCTTTCTGTTCCATGTACCTCATTGCAATTTTAGGAAACAGTCTGATTCTGTTTGTGATCAAGACACAGCACAGTCTCCATCAGCCCATGTACTTGTTCCTTTCTATGTTGTCTGTCACCGACCTTGGCTTATCTGTTTCCACCTTGCCAACAATGCTAAGCATCTTCCTGTTTAACACCAGAGAAATTGGCATTGATGTCTGTCTGACCcaacttttctttattcacacTTTCTCCATGATGGAATCGTCTGTACTCGTAGCCATGGCATTTGACCGCTTTATTGCAATACGCCACCCACTGAGATACGCTTCGACTTTAACCAGTGCAAGGATAGGAAACATAGGGCTGGCGATAATAATCAGGGGTATTGGTCTGCATATCCCAGCTGTCATTCTTCTCAAGAGGTTGCCGTACAGCAAGATCCAACCTCTCAATTATCCATATTGTTTGTATTCAGATGTGATGAAGATGGCCTGCACAGACACTACGCCCAGCAGCTTCTATGGTTTGTTTGTTATCATTTTGTCTCTGGGATTAGACTCAGTGCTCATTGTCTTGTCTTACATTATGATCCTTCAGACTGTATTGAGTATCACATCCTGGCAAGAGCGTCTCAAGGCTCTGAACACCTGTGTCTCCCACATCTGTGTCAGCCTGCTTTTCTACACCCCGCCGATCAGTTTGTCGATGATTCACAGGTTCAAGAAACAGGCTCTCCCTCAGAGTCAAATTCCTCTGTCTTatctccacctcctcttccccccagtgCTCAATCCCATTGTATACAGCATAAAAACCAAAGAGATTCGTAAACGGATCATGAAGATCTTTCAAAACTATTCCACTAACAGACACCAATGGGGGCACTGA